Below is a genomic region from Acinetobacter tibetensis.
GGTTTTTGCAGATTCGATGTCGAGAAGTTCCGTGGTGACAGTGCTGTTTGCAATCACTTCTGCATTGACCAAACGCTCAATTTCTTGAAGTTGTTCAAATGAAACAGGCTGATCATTGGCGAAGTCAAAACGTAAGATGTCTGAGGCAACCAATGAGCCTTTTTGCTGTACGTGTTCACCTAAAATCTGACGTAGTGCGGCATGCAAAAGGTGAGTTGCAGAGTGGTTACGTGCAGTTGCAGCGCGGATATCTGCTTTGACTGTTGCTTCAACAGTTTGTGATGCTTTCAGACTACCAACAGTCACGATGCCTTGGTGTACAAAAGCGCCACCCGATTTCTTGGTGTCTTGGACTTCAAAAATACCTGTGTCATTTTTGAAGATACCTGTGTCACCAATTTGACCGCCGCTTTCTGCATAGAACGGAGTTTGGTTCAGTACGATAAGGGCTTCGTCACCTTCAACGACTTCATCAACTTGCTCGCCATCTTTATAAATCGCGATAATTTGACCTTCGCCAACCGTTGCATCGTAACCATTAAACTGAGTTTCGCCTTCAACTTTTACAACGCTGTTGTAGTCAATTGCGAATTTACCAGCATCACGTGCTCGTTGGCGTTGTGCTGCCATTTCAACTTCAAAGCCTGCTTCATCAATGGTTAAATCACGTTCACGTGCGATATCAGCCGTTAAGTCTGTAGGGAAGCCGTAAGTATCGTAAAGTTTGAAGACCACTTCACCTGGGATCACAGAACCTTTTAGTTGAGCTAATTCACCTTCAAGCAATTTCAAACCTTGCTCTAAGGTTTTGGCAAACTGTTCTTCTTCTTTCAGCAATTGTGCTTCAATACGCGCTTTCTGTGCTTCAAGTTCAGGGTAAGCTTGACCCATCACTTCAATTAAAGGTTGTAACATTTTATGGAAGAACGAACCTGTTGCGCCTAGCTTGTTACCATGACGCACTGCACGACGAATGATACGACGCAGTACATAACCACGACCTTCATTAGAAGGGTTCACACCGTCTGCAATTAGGAAGCAGCATGAGCGTGCATGATCCGCAACGACTTTAAGTGAAGCAGGGTACTGAACTGGTGTGCCTTTTTCTTTTGCTTCAGCTTCAAGCGCAGCGGTATCTAAACCAATAATTTCAGCAGCAGCTTTTAATAAGTGCTGGAATAAATCGATTTCGTAGTTTGAATTTACGTGTTGTAAAACCGCAGAAATACGTTCTAAGCCCATACCTGTATCAACAGAAGGTGCTGGAAGAGGGTGAAGCACGCCATCCGCAGTACGGTTAAACTGCATGAATACGTTGTTCCAGATTTCAATGAAACGGTCGCCATCTTCTTCAGGTGTGCCTGGTAAGCCACCCCAAATATGATCGCCATGGTCAAAGAAAATTTCAGAACAAGGACCACATGGACCAGTATCACCCATTGCCCAGAAGTTATCTGATGCGTATTGAC
It encodes:
- the alaS gene encoding alanine--tRNA ligase; amino-acid sequence: MSTRFMTSAEIREAFLSYFESQGHTRVASSSLVPANDPTLLFTNAGMNQFKDCFLGLEKRDYVRATSSQKCVRAGGKHNDLDNVGYTARHHTFFEMLGNFSFGDYFKRDAIKFAWEFLTGDKWLALPKDKLYATVYHTDDEAFDIWNKEIGLDASRIIRIGDNKGGQYASDNFWAMGDTGPCGPCSEIFFDHGDHIWGGLPGTPEEDGDRFIEIWNNVFMQFNRTADGVLHPLPAPSVDTGMGLERISAVLQHVNSNYEIDLFQHLLKAAAEIIGLDTAALEAEAKEKGTPVQYPASLKVVADHARSCCFLIADGVNPSNEGRGYVLRRIIRRAVRHGNKLGATGSFFHKMLQPLIEVMGQAYPELEAQKARIEAQLLKEEEQFAKTLEQGLKLLEGELAQLKGSVIPGEVVFKLYDTYGFPTDLTADIARERDLTIDEAGFEVEMAAQRQRARDAGKFAIDYNSVVKVEGETQFNGYDATVGEGQIIAIYKDGEQVDEVVEGDEALIVLNQTPFYAESGGQIGDTGIFKNDTGIFEVQDTKKSGGAFVHQGIVTVGSLKASQTVEATVKADIRAATARNHSATHLLHAALRQILGEHVQQKGSLVASDILRFDFANDQPVSFEQLQEIERLVNAEVIANSTVTTELLDIESAKTKGAMMLFGEKYGDEVRVLSMGSIIEEKNFSIELCGGIHVQRTGDIGLFKITSEGGVAAGVRRIEAVTGTKALDVVQKTEADIVHINGVLKAQKDQTVEKVEAIVETSSALQKQIEQLNQKLASLQAAELLSQVQTLAGRTTLITTVQGMDAKALRNLHDGVKSKLENAVIVLAGVEGDKVSLIASVAKEFTASIKAGDIIKHLATELGGKGGGKPDLAQGGAPLNEKFAPVMADLTAWLEAK